A portion of the Cyanobium sp. PCC 7001 genome contains these proteins:
- a CDS encoding tetratricopeptide repeat protein — MTYRGARATFEAVAMQEPDCAMAYWGQSMTHIHPLWSDPPSEESFQLGLSLAEKAAMQTDLTEREEAMVAALQRYWAEGRDKDEGPNLEAFADGWNQALKQFPGDPEIRSFTALAVLATADPGDKSYRVQKQASAIAAPVLTEVPDHPGAHHYIIHAHDLPTLAGQALETARSYGDIAPTVPHALHMPSHIFTRLGLWEKSVEMNTRSAKAALQHPAGDAVSLHYLHALDYLAYAYLQLGNPEAAAEVAAVMERIEEPLQTHLASGYTLAAVPARIALEQQRWQEAADVAVGSPERFPWQKFPAMEAISRFSRSLGAARSGQNDRAAAELQQLVQLEAAAKEASPYWGKQVAIMQQSARAWLLFSQGDQEDALAAMQAAAALEATTEKHAVTPGEVLPAQELLGDMLMELDRPAEAYQAYAAVLGRSPGRLNSLYGAGRSAEAQGNKALARTHYTDLVTMVDNNSGSPRIEHARAFLQ, encoded by the coding sequence GGATCCCCCCAGCGAAGAGAGCTTCCAGCTGGGACTCAGCCTGGCGGAGAAAGCTGCGATGCAAACCGATCTGACGGAGCGTGAGGAGGCCATGGTGGCGGCCCTTCAGCGCTACTGGGCGGAGGGACGCGACAAGGATGAGGGGCCGAATCTTGAAGCGTTCGCCGACGGCTGGAACCAGGCCTTGAAACAGTTCCCGGGCGATCCGGAGATCCGCAGCTTCACTGCCCTGGCGGTGCTGGCCACCGCAGATCCCGGTGATAAGAGCTACCGGGTCCAGAAGCAGGCTTCAGCCATCGCGGCGCCGGTGCTGACGGAGGTGCCTGACCACCCGGGTGCGCATCACTACATCATCCACGCCCATGACCTGCCCACCCTGGCGGGGCAGGCCCTGGAGACGGCCCGCAGCTACGGAGACATTGCGCCCACCGTGCCGCACGCGCTCCACATGCCCTCCCACATCTTTACGAGGCTGGGGTTGTGGGAGAAATCGGTGGAAATGAACACCCGCTCGGCCAAGGCAGCGCTGCAGCACCCGGCGGGAGATGCCGTGTCGCTGCACTATCTTCATGCCCTCGACTACCTGGCTTACGCCTACCTGCAGCTGGGCAATCCTGAGGCCGCCGCGGAAGTGGCTGCGGTGATGGAACGCATCGAGGAACCGCTGCAGACTCATCTGGCCTCGGGCTACACCCTGGCCGCGGTGCCCGCACGGATCGCCCTTGAGCAGCAACGGTGGCAAGAGGCAGCCGATGTAGCGGTGGGAAGTCCGGAGCGGTTCCCGTGGCAGAAGTTCCCTGCTATGGAGGCGATCAGCCGCTTTAGCCGCTCCCTCGGTGCAGCCCGCAGCGGCCAGAACGATCGCGCCGCAGCGGAACTGCAACAACTAGTGCAACTGGAGGCGGCAGCCAAGGAGGCTTCGCCCTATTGGGGGAAACAGGTGGCGATCATGCAGCAATCCGCCCGGGCCTGGTTGCTGTTCAGCCAGGGAGATCAAGAAGATGCCTTGGCGGCGATGCAGGCGGCGGCAGCACTGGAGGCCACCACCGAGAAGCATGCAGTCACGCCTGGAGAAGTGCTACCGGCGCAGGAACTGCTGGGCGACATGCTCATGGAGCTGGACAGGCCCGCTGAGGCTTACCAGGCCTACGCGGCCGTTCTGGGGAGAAGCCCAGGACGTCTCAACAGCCTTTACGGAGCCGGACGTTCAGCAGAAGCGCAGGGGAACAAAGCGCTGGCGCGCACCCATTACACAGACCTTGTGACCATGGTGGACAACAACTCCGGTTCACCGCGTATCGAGCATGCCAGGGCATTTCTCCAATAA